In the genome of Mastomys coucha isolate ucsf_1 unplaced genomic scaffold, UCSF_Mcou_1 pScaffold21, whole genome shotgun sequence, the window CACGGGCTGGCACGCGCCACTCTCGTCCCAGAGTAAATAAGGGACCGAGCGCGACTCTCCGGAGCACCGTAAATAGAGTCCGAGTGGGCGGGGAGCCGCCCGGCACCGCCTGCTCATGTCGCTGCAGAGCCAAGTGTCCGGCCGCCTGGCACAGCTGCGCGCGGCGAGGCAGCTGCTGATCTCCCCGCGCCCCTGGCCCGGCCGCTCGGCGGGTAGCCCGCGGCCCCGTGGCAGTGCGTGCGGTCCCCTGGTAGCGCTGGGCGAGCACGGCTACTGCGCGTGGCTCTCGGCGGGAGTTGGGGCGTGGGGGGCGGCGGGGCGTGGAGCCTGGGTGCGCACCTGGGCCCCCATGGCCATGGCCGCGAAGGTGGACCTGAGCACCTCCACCGACTGGAAGGAGGCCAAATGTAAGTGTGAGCGCAGGGCGTGGGTCTCCCCGGCCGAACGGCACTCCACGAGCAAGTGGGACACTTGGGAACCCCCTCTGCGCACATCCACGCCCAGCTCCTACACCAGGTTACCCCTTGACTAAACGAGTGGGGAAGGCGGCCTTACTTCAGCAATGGTCCCAGGGAGCCCCCTCTTCCCCGcttccctccaccccatcccccacccccccgaTCCTCTTCTGGGACCTGCCACCTTCCTCCATGCATGCacaggagggaaactgaggctcagggccAGAGTCCACTTCCCCAAGGTCAGGCTGGGAGTGTGTAAAGGCAAAGTGTGGAAGCTTGGCCTATCAGGTAGGGTCAGATAGCTCCAAGAGTGGCAGCTCGGGTGTCAGCCTCTCTGGGGGTATGGTAGGTGCCCGTTTTGCCCTCCTGCTGGCTTCTGGCCCCTTGCCAGCACTCTGCCCCTTCTTGAGAGACTGGGCTCATAGAACTTGGAGAGCAGGCTGACATCGGGAGTGGGCTTGAGAATCACTGACTCCCCAAAGAATGAAAGTATGTCTCCTCCTGGATGGGCATGCCAGGAAGGGGCCACGGGTCCTGGACGACCTAGTCGCTAGCTGGAATGCAAAGTGCAGAGCCCCAAATAGCCCAGAGTGGCAGTCCAGCTGCCCCTGCCTTTCAGGGCCAGTCCTTCCCTTATTACTCTGGGCCGGTCCTCCTCTCCCAACGAGCGGCTAAGGCCATTGGCTGGGCTGCTGGTGGGCGTGACCATGGGGGCTGGGCCACCTAGGTCAAGCAGGGTTGAAGGTAACCTCAGATTGGTTCCTTTTTAGAAAAGAGAACTCCCTCTTGTTGCACGTCTGCCCGGTATCCTAAAGCACTTGATAGTTCTCTTTGGGAGCCATCAGAACTTGTCACTCCCTCAACCTTGGCCGGGAGTTTCGGGGCTAGTCCAGAATTCCAGCAGAGGGAGTTAGTGTTCCTGCTTACCCATGGAGAGCAGCAACTCAGGGAGAGTGGGGGTAGTGCCGCACCACCTGCCTAGTGTACGGTACTAGATTCCAGTCCTGCTCCCCTTTCCTTGGTGACCCTGAAAACCACCCTAACCTGGGGGAGCTGGTGGGACCTGAGGTTCCTCAACGGCTGGACTGATGctgttttttcctcttctctgccaGGTTGGGTCTAAGTCAGGTGAGCTGGTCCTTGAAGCTCTGGAGAGTCTGATCTCTGCTTGCCTTTTCCACTGGGTTTATTGGGATTAGAGGTGCCAGGGCTAGTGTGTCTGGCTTTTAAGCTTTTTCATgggttctgggttcaattttTAGCACCTACATAGAGCCTCACAATCACCCCTAATTCTCCTGTTCCACGCGATTCacgctgtcttctggcctctgaaggcaccggGCATGCTCGTGGTACACGTAtacacatgcaggccaaacattcATACCatacaatacaataaatacatctaaaaataatTACCTAAAAGGAAGACTGGATGCTGGGCAGTGACAtacactttaatcccagtgctccagaggcaaaggcaggcagatctctgtgagtttaaggctagcctggtctacagaatgagttctaggatagtcagggctacacagagaaacccagtctcaaacaaaccaaaagactgGAACTATTCACAATGAAAGGCAGTTGGCTTGGGGGGGACTTAGCCGAGGCTATCAGGAACATCTAGGGCCTCTATTCTAGCCTTGACTAGTCTCATGCTGGGCCAGAACTGTGtactgaaaagagaagaaatgttgGTGTATCAGAATCCAGCAAGCCTGGGGTCACTGTTGCATGCTCCCTGAGCCTCTATTTCCGCGTCTGTGAAATGGGACCAATagctcctgctgctgtgctggGTCACATTAGAGTGCCAGCCTACAGAGCGCCCTCTTGTTCATAATTCTATGAGCAGGCTCCTATGCTCTCTGTGCCGGGCTCCGACAGATGGCCTCTATTCTCTCCCGCTGGAGGCTTATGGTACGATCCCAATGCTTCGGCTGCAAATCCTGCTACAGGGGCCAGGACTCCTTGAGGACCTGGGGAACCTCATCTCGGCGTCTGTGATGGAGCTGCTGGGCCAGCATGCTGTGCAGGCACACCTGAGAACTAGGGGTGAGGGCATCTCTTCCATGTTGGGATGCAGCCTTGGCCCTCCCCAGTGTGTGTGGAGGCAGGTCCAGAGCTGCAGTGCGCTTCATACTCTGTTCTCCACTGCTTGTGCCATAGGCTTGGATGAGTGAGTCACTGCTCCCAGGTGATTAATGCCACAGAAGTCGCACACTACTGAGCTCAGGTGCACAACCTTATCAGCTGTGCCCACCTGGTGTTCTGCAGACTCAGCCCCCCTCCCCACCGCCACTCAGCCCGCCTCATCTCTCTGAACGACATCTCGCAAAGCGCCATAAAGATACTTCTTAAAACACATCATTGAATTCCCGTTTGCCTGGCACGCTTTATGGCTCTGGCAGAGTTTGCTTCCTCCTGCCCAGCTTTCATGCCCACGAGCCTCTGGAAGCTTAGTCTGGGGTCAGGCTTCCCCATCAAAATTTACTGCGAACATCTTTTTACAACACCTGTCTCAGTGAGCCGTGAAATACTCTTCGCCTCttcaaaaatgagagaaaatgaaaatgcatgttttacatcttttataaaaaaaaaaaaaacccacttgtaCTTTAAGTTTGCATCTGACTtgagggaaggaggcaggcagtgaCTCCTGTGTGTGGCAGAGCAGGCCTGGGAGGTGGCCCTGAAAGATGAGGCTGAGCAGAAGAAGGAGCACACAGGCCCTGGGGCAGAGAAGCATCTCAGGCAGCCATGTGGCATTCAACACCTCAGAACCACGCTTGGAGATGGGGACACAGCACTCGTGTGCTGGCCTTTTGTgtctaatgtagcccaggctagccttggattcctgatccttctgcctctagctGACAAATGCTGGGCTaacagctgtgtgccaccatacctggctcgtgttggcttttgttttgttttgttttgttttgtttttcgagacagggtttctgtatagccctggctgtcctggaactcactctagaccaggctggcctcaaactcagaaatctgcttgcctctgcttcccaagtgctgggattaaaggcgtgcaccatcatcGCCCGGCTTCATGTTGGCTTTTTGAAGTTGTGTATTTAGGGATGGGTGCTAGGAGGGATAGACTGACAGATGTCTGTAAGATTGGTGAAGTGGTTGGCGGCTGAGACAGGGCGCAGTTTCTGGGAAACTGCTCTGTTTGGACTCCATTGGATCAAGTGGGCCTTGTGAACCATGGCCATTCAAACCAGGCTATCAAGGTCACAGAGGAGAACAGGTCCACCCCAGGTTTCTTTCACCTGGGTGTGAGGGAGGCTGgatcattctgtctctctcttaagGGGGTGGCATCTGTCAAATGTGTCTGCTAGGGGGCTAGGTATCTTTGGGCAGTGGAATTCATATGTGGTGCCAGGGTTGGTTCCCGCCTGACCACTTCAGTGGCGCCTGAACAGTGGCTGGCAAGCAGTTGGTCGGCATCACCATAGCTTCCTGGTGCCAGCTCCAGGTCAGGCCAGctggaagcatccacacttgaTTGTGCCAAGGTTCAGGGTGTCTTTGGTCATGATAGCACACGACAACTTGTCTGTGGAGCTAAATAATGGCTGAAGCTCCACCTGCCCTGCTCTCCACCCGAGAAAGGCTTTCTCCTCCCGAATCTTGCGCCGTTGGGCACCCCTCCCCAGGAGGAGCCTGTGATGCTACCAAGGGGTCACAGTGCcatcctgctttctttttctagagcTGTAACTGGTGATTGAACCTAGGACTCGTGCATGCTAGCTAAGCACATTACCATTGAACTAGTGTTCTCAGTGCACACATGGGGCCTTGGTCATGGACCTTCAGCATCTTGGTAGACTGTGTCTCTGACCTAGGGAAGGAAATTGAGGCTCAGATTTGCCCTGGAGTATAGTGGGAGGCACAGGGGAATGGAAGCACCATGTAGTTCTTCTCCGCCCTCTGTGTCCCCAGGGTACTCCTGCTTCACCCCACATCACCCCCAGATACTGCCTCAGTGCTTCCGTCCAGGCAGGATCTCCGCCCCCAGGTCTCAGCCCTTCATTGAGTCACCCATGGACcctcacacacactgtgtgttcaCCGTGCTGGTGGTGAACAGGGAGCTCTTCACATGGACCTTATTAGCCAAGGTCCAGGAAGGAATGTACGTAATCCAAGGCAAACTCAAGACTCATGGtgggaagcaaagaaggaaatggagagggtCATGTGAAGGGGACCTGAAAGAAAACTGTCATTGCAGGTAGAGCAGATGCAAAGGCCTGAGGCAGGGGCATCACCAGGGTGTTGGAGGAACAGGTCAATGGGTGCAGGTGTAGTTAGGAGGTTAGGTTTGGAAATGGGGTGTGTGTATTACAAGGGTCGCGCTCTCAGGTTTGAGCTGAGTCTCACCTACGGGAGGGTTGGAAGCTACGGCTTTCTGTAAGCATTCTACCAGCTGGTCTACATTCCCAGACTCAACTCCTACCTGTGTTCTGATGCCATTTGGGTTCATTCATGtgatgtttgttgtttgttgtccCCTCTCTGGGCCAGCCACTCCATTCTGCTAGTCTGTGTTTGAGGGACCATGGTTGGGCTGAGCCTAAGTGTATAGATGGCCTTGTGCCAGCAGGGGGAGCCTGTGAGCCATGAGCCTGGACTAAGCTGTGCAGAGATGCTCAAGATGCCCTATCCTGGTGGCAAGGGAAGGTCTGACAGGGCAGAGAGACCAACTTGGAACACTCAGAGTCTGTGAGCATGTGGGGACCGGGGGCCTTTCTTACCATCTGAGTGACCTCAGGTTGCCTCCCACGTCCCAGCTGCCTCATCTATGAAAATGGGAACATTTGCCCACAGGCTGCCTAGAACCCTAGGCAGTGCAGAAGGACGATGACACTGGACACCAGATCTGCCAGAATCTGTCTTTGAGGATCCTTGTCTTACAGCTAGTGACACAGTGGCTGACAAGGGGCAGAGCAGCAGCATCAACCTGCCTGGCTTAGTGTGTTCCAGTCTGCAATTGTTCTCCAAGGGGCATCTTATCCCCCTACAAATAAATGAGGGATCTAGGGAGATGTTTAGGTAACAGGAAGTGGCCGGGTTGAATTCTAAACTgggttcttaatggctgagtgaGTCAGTCCCTCAGTCTCCCTctgtctcagtttcccttcttGAACAAGGACAGCAGGTCAAAATGTGGTGGAGTCTGCAGTGGTTCTGCCCCTGGGGGCCCACAGGAAGCATGGCTGGTAGGACCGGGTTACACCCTTGGACTCAGCAGGAGTCCTAAGAGGCCTACTCTGACCACTCTTGCCTGTCCTGCCCCTGCAGCCTTTCTGAAGGGCCTGAGCGACAAGCAGAGGGAGGAGCATTACTTCTGCAAGGATTTCATTAAGCTGAAGAAGATCCCCACGTGGAAGGAGACAGCAAAAGGTACACCCTATTCCCTGGGCATggaagcccctcccctccccttctctcccctcctctccccctcccctctcctcccccccaatGACCTGGGAGGATCTCCCAGAAGCATCCAGGAGTACCAATTGAGTGCCCCCTGCATCCAGGCTCTCTGCATGTGTCGCCTCATTTAATTACTAACACCGCCTGAGGCCAGTTTGGCTTGCAGTCCCATGACAGCATTAGGAAGCCAGCTCCAGGCCACATAAGCCATCCACCTTGGATAACTCAGTTACTGGGAACTGGGATTTGACTCTGTGATGCACTTGCTTACAGGGGGCATGCTGGGGGAGCCCTGAAAGTGCAGGTCAGATGACCCAGGATCCCAGTCAGGCCACTTTTCCCACCTCAGACTCTGTGTGATACCTATAAAGTGGAGTGtgtgaagccaggcatggtgggccTTTcggaaatcccagcacttgggaggtagaggcaggcagatgaggAACTGAAGGTCAGTCTTGGCTGTGTagtaagcttgaggccagcctgtctcaaaaaaaaaataggaaaaggtGGGGAGAGGGTATGTGATATCACTACAGCCTTCTGGAGCACTGTTGTAAAGGCCTTATTACACATAGTAGGTGTTATCCACAGTAGgacatcagcatcagcatcagtgGTCACTAGGGCTCTGGCTCTTCAGTGACTCTTCAGTGAAGGCCTTCTATGTGACCCATGTGACTCCCCTGACCCTACCTGTCCCAGGGCTGGCTGTGAAGGTGGAGGACCCCAAGTATAAGAAGGACAAGCAGCTGAATGAGAAAATCTCCCTGTTCCGTGGGGACATCACCAAGCTGGAGGTGGATGCCATTGTCAACGCTGGTAAGTGACTGGCCTGAGTCAGaggcctggggggtggggtggaccACTTCATCACCTTAGGCCTGGTTGGTGTGCCAAAAGGGGGTGGGCGCCACCTGGCTCCGGAGAGGCTCCCAGTTGCTAGTGTGGATGGCCTGCTGGCGCCACCGGAGACCAGCGTGGCTGCCACTTGGGCTCGGCTCGCCTCCTCTTGAAGCCCTGACCTGCCTTCTGGGGGCACCTCCCTCTGCCAAGCTGCCTTGCAGCTCTGAGGCACATTAgcagtggggatgggggagagcaGGCTGGAATGAAGCCTAAGAGGCCAGAGCCAACTCTCCTCCTCCTAGGGCGGGGcggcctccccaccccacccccaccagtcCTGCCTCACTCCACACCTGGCCAGGTGAGGGAGCTCACTAGGGAAGGGAGAGCACCCTGGCAGCTCTCCAGTGCCTGGGCCGGGAGCTGCTCAGTTCCCTGCACGTGGTGTCTTCTTGCTGGCTTGGCGGTTTATTGTGATGAGCTGAGTGGAGGCAGCTGCTTctgtgggggagggaagaaggcgGTGTTTGTCTGGCTGAGGTCAAGAGGCTCTGGGAAGGGCTCTGGAGTCATCAGGAACTGGTGTCTGGGGTTAGTAAATATAGCACATGTGTTGGAACTTCCTGGAACAAGGTCGAGtggcttccctccctctgtcataCAACCTCCAGGAACTAT includes:
- the Macrod1 gene encoding ADP-ribose glycohydrolase MACROD1 isoform X2, whose protein sequence is MSLQSQVSGRLAQLRAARQLLISPRPWPGRSAGSPRPRGSACGPLVALGEHGYCAWLSAGVGAWGAAGRGAWVRTWAPMAMAAKVDLSTSTDWKEAKSFLKGLSDKQREEHYFCKDFIKLKKIPTWKETAKGLAVKVEDPKYKKDKQLNEKISLFRGDITKLEVDAIVNAANNSLLGGGGVDGCIHRAAGSLLTEECRTLQNCETGKAKITGGYRLPAKYVIHTVGPIAVGQPTASQAAELRSCYLSSLNLLLEHRLRSVAFPCISTGVFGYPNEEAAEVVLATLREWLEQHKDKVDRLIICVFLEKDEGIYRERLPHYFPVA
- the Macrod1 gene encoding ADP-ribose glycohydrolase MACROD1 isoform X1, whose product is MSLQSQVSGRLAQLRAARQLLISPRPWPGRSAGSPRPRGSACGPLVALGEHGYCAWLSAGVGAWGAAGRGAWVRTWAPMAMAAKVDLSTSTDWKEAKSFLKGLSDKQREEHYFCKDFIKLKKIPTWKETAKGLAVKVEDPKYKKDKQLNEKISLFRGDITKLEVDAIVNAANNSLLGGGGVDGCIHRAAGSLLTEECRTLQNCETGKAKITGGYRLPAKYVIHTVGPIAVGQPTASQAAELRSCYLSSLNLLLEHRLRSVAFPCISTGVFGYPNEEAAEVVLATLREWLEQHKDKVDRLIICVFLEKDEGIYRERLPHYFPVDPPGPVGPRSQL